The Ascaphus truei isolate aAscTru1 chromosome 3, aAscTru1.hap1, whole genome shotgun sequence genome includes a region encoding these proteins:
- the LOC142491161 gene encoding sarcolipin-like: MERSTKEIFLNFLIVLITVLLMWALVKTYQD; the protein is encoded by the coding sequence ATGGAGCGCTCAACAAAGGAGATCTTCCTCAACTTCCTGATCGTCTTGATCACCGTTCTCCTCATGTGGGCTCTTGTGAAAACTTATCAAGATTAA